The Triticum urartu cultivar G1812 chromosome 5, Tu2.1, whole genome shotgun sequence genome contains the following window.
caatacaaatacgtgcccCGCTAACCCTTCTGTTACGAGGTGAGGACAATtcaagatgacataatgtagacagagtaaactcaagaaatatgattaAACCCCGTCTTTTTACCCTtagtggcaacaatacaatatgtgccttcctacccctattgtcactgggtgaggacaccgcaatattgatacaaagcacctctcccattgaagataaatcaatctagttggccaaaccaaacagatagttcaaagagaaatacaaagctataataatcatgcatgataaagttcagaaaagactcaGTTACTTGTAATGAATATTCTGAtgataaacccacaattcatcggttcccaacaaacacaccttaaaaaaattacatcgaatagaaatttgaggagaacattgtattaaagatcacacacacacacacacacagagatagatagatagatagatagatagatagagagagagagagagagatctagCTAATTACTTGGACCCGTAGGTCTTTGGCGAACTACTCCCACATCATCGCAGGTGAAgtaaggttgatgtagaggccctccatgattgATTCCCCTTCGGCAGAGTACCAGAAAAGGCCTCCATATGGGATCACAGAAGAACAGATACTTGCGACGGCGGCAAAATTATTTCGATGGATGCTCTGGTGTCTTTccaatatttgggaatttatagtgttGAAATTAGGTCAGACGAAGCCATGAGTGTTCCACAAGGCATCAGGGCGCCCTATTGCCTTGTCGTCTCCTCATATCTCTTCTGGTCCCTCCCCGAAGCTTTTAGGTCTCCTATGTCtagaaaaaatcatcaaaaatttcttcgtgtttggactctgtttggtacaGATTTTCTGTAAAaccaaaaacaagcagaaaacaacAGCTGACACCAgacactaagttaataggttagtccccaactTTTTTTATAAAATTGCATATAAAATATCTAATATTCATAATATAatggcatgaaacaataaaaaattatagatacattggagacgtctCACCTACTCAAGTAGACATTGTTGCAACTTGCTACATTATTCATGACTTAGGTTTATAAATGATGGGATAGATAAATTTATCATACACGAGGATGAGTGGTTTGCAATTATTAACTATGCTTCATCATCAAGTGGTCAAGCATGTGAAAATACATCAATGGTTATGtaagggcatttccctactttgtgttttggatgatgatgacaaccctttgttggTCTAATCTTGTGCTAAGTGTTTCAGGTTTTCGGTATTTAGGCCTACATCGGTTAGCTATTCTCTCTGAAAGGAAAAGATCGAAGATGAAGTTTTCTATGCTTTTTATCTCTTTGGTCGTAAGgaacccgtactatcaagagggaatccacATTGGAATGAGTTGAGGGAATCTTTTCACATACACCTTCCTCACCCCTCTCTTGCCTTCCTTAGTTGTGAGAGAGAGCTCTTCCCTTCTTATCCTGCTTCTTGTCGTGGCttcccagcggttgtaccgctggttCTTGGCGCTTACCAGTCTTgatcgagcggttgtaccgctgctttcgggcggtggtaccgccaccatgctcAACAAAGACTAGGGCGGTTGTTCCGGCCAAGtaccgcccaagtaccggtcagactcctgttttgatgcggtactcgggcggtggtggcccggttggtccggttgTACCGGTACCACCGGTGCCCTGAGCGGTTCTACCGCTCAGGACTTAGCCGCCCAAGCGCTCAAGGCCAAGCGGTTGCACCGGTCCTGTACCGCTCGACTACCGCACTCAGGGGTGACTCCCTACTGTTTCTATGCGGTGGTTGAGCGGTGGCTGGGTGGTTGGTCCGGTTGTTCTCATAAACCGGTACTACCGCCTAGTCGCCCGGTTGTACCATTTGGTAGGGTTCTGCACGTAAActgtgagtcccggttgtaccgggacaaGGAGCGGTTGTACCACTGCAGTACAGAAAATGCAGTAACTGTTGGATTTTTAGGGTTGCTATATAAGGGTGCTTCTTCCACCTACCACACCTACCTCttacctctctcactccaccattaatgctACTCAAGCTCTCtagcccgatctctctccctagccactcaaacttgttgatttgctagggattgaaggaggagacctagatctacacttccaccaaaggagaTTTGATTCCCctatactttcttgtgtggattttgttactcttgggtgtttgagcaccctagacggttgaggtcacctcggagtcacattccattgtggtgaagctccgcggtttcgttgggagcctccaattcaGTTGTGGAGacagccccaaccttgtttgtaaaggtccggtcaccgccttcaagggcaccaatagtggaatcatggcatctcacattgtgtgagggcgtgaggagaatatggtggccctagtggattcttgaggagcattgtgcctccacaccgctccaacggagacgtacttcccctaaaaaggaaggaacttcggtaacacatccttgtcttcgccggctccactcttggttatctcgtacctttacttgtgcaagcttatttgtgccgtatcccttgcttgcttgtttgttattgttgttgcatcatataggttgctcacctagttgcatatctagacaacctactttgatgcaaagtttaaattggtaaagaaaagataaaaattgttagttgcctattcacccccctctagtcaactgtATCGATCCTTTCAGGTTAATTTTAGGCAAGGAATTGCATATCACATGTGCGCAGACCAGCAAAACTACATGCAACACAATAATATGTAATAGCATGATTTTTACCTTTGTAATGTCATGGTGATGAACTGTGAACCCTTGTACTTGTTGGGATTTATTTGTAATGCCACATTATGGGCTGATATGAATGTTTGTAACTCTTTTACTTGCTAAAATATATTGGTAATGCCACATTATGTGTTGAAATCAAAGTTTTTACCTTTTtatttgctgaaatttattggCAATGACACAATATGTGTTGAAATGAAAGTTTTTACCTCTTTTAGAATTTACTTCCTAACATGCACTGTCATGACACATGGTTGCATAACCTTATAGGAAATGGAAGGTAAACAAGTTGTATGGCAGCTCCGACCCCTTCGTTCATGCTTGACCACCTATGCTCCGACCCCTTCGTTCATGCTTGACTCGGTCGATGGGCTTAGAACATCCACTCACTCCAAGAAGTCTGAGTTGGCTTGTTGTGCAACTACTATGAATGAGTATTTTTAGCTCAATTTGACATGTGGCAACATTGGTAATCACAATAGGATATGGACAAGGAACGATCAAACTTAGGGGATTGAGTGGTGCATTATGGGATGATGAGAACTCTATGATCCTTCTTGATCATGAGCACTACACTAACCATGTTAAGGTATGTCAAATACTAGGTGGGATGTGTTTCTATATGTGAAATACTTGGTGAAATTTGTTCCTATATGCCAAATACTTGTTGGATTTTTTATTTAAGACAAATACTTGCTGGATTTTTTCTATATGTCAAATATAAGCTAAAATGAGTTTATCTAAGTCAAGAATTTGATGGACCTGTTTACTATAGAGTAATACTTGTTGGATTTTTTTGATATGTCAAATACAACCCGAAATAGATTTCTACACTCCAATAACTTGATGGAATTTGTTCCTGTATGTCAAATATAACATGAAATGAGTTTATCTATATCAAAACCTTGTTGAAAATTAGTTTCTACATGCCAAATACTTGTTGTAATTTGTTTCTATATGTgaaatacaacatgaaataagtTTCTGCGTGCCAAAAACTAGCTGAATTTTTTTTGTCTATGCCAAATAATTGTTGGAATTTGTTTCTATATGTGAAATACAACCTGGAATGAGTTTCTTAATGTGAACAACTTGCTGGAATTTGTTTATTTGTGGCTAATACTTGTAGTAATACTACTTGTTGAAGTTGTTTCGTTTTTTCTAGACCAATAAAGAGGATGCGCCTTTTCTCAACAAGACTCCGAAGCACTATAAAGAGATGTCTATCATTCATGGTAGTAGTATGGCCACAGGTCAATATGCAGATGGCTCAAATGATCCTCTATCTATAGAGGTGAATGAAATTTTATATAATGAAGCTTCCCACTTAACGAAGGTAGCAAATCTCACAATGGCAACTCTTTGGATCCCAATCCAAAAAGAGCAAAAACCAGGCCTAGTGTTGATAAGGGCTTGCAGCCGACCCTTATGCCAGTGGGTGAAAGGCTTGCTATTGCCATAGAGAAGAGTGTTGGTACCGAAAAAATCTCTACGAACATCTCTTCGAACAACTCGATGGTGGGACTTTGGGAGGGCATGAAAGATCTTCTCCTTTTCTATTTGGTTTTCCTTGCAATTATTTTGCCTACTTGGTTGAGAATTCTGACATTACAATGGCATTTCAGCTGTTGGAGAAGGACCATAAGAGTATTTGGGTTGCTAGGTAACTATCCTAGTTCAGTTTCATCCACCCTTGATCTAGAGGTGTCCAAGACATGGACCTAGCTGCCGGCTACACATGTGTACTAATAGATGGAGTATCATATAACTCTATCGACTTGAGCTCACGTGGAGCATCAGAGAGATTAAGTTTCAAGCCTATCGACGAGTCCAAGTAGCTAACAAAAAAAATCTCTTAGAGGCTTCCATCGAGTGGGGGCTTCTGATGCACAACCTCATTACGAACATACCAGCAGCGCCACAAAGTCATGAGAACCATGCTTCGATCAATATTAGGTAGCGGGTTCCACACATGAAATAATCGTTCCTTCCCACTGTTCTCTACCTCTTCCAACACCAGTAGTCTCCAAACTTCGGACATAGTTCTTCATAATTCACGAGCTAAAGGAGAACAAAAAAAATGGATGATAATTATCTTGTTCAACATCACATATAGGGCAAAAACTCGTCGGCTCCAAGTTTCTTTTGTGTTTGTTCTTCCATGCATGTGGGCAATGAATCGGTTAAAACCCTCTAAGCAAAATTAGGTACTGTCGGGGGTACCTTTGAAGACCATACCATCGACCAACCGCTCTGCTAGCCACGTGGGACCGAACTCGAAGAGGCCATGTTGGCTCTTCATTTCATCACAAGCCAAATCATATGCACTTTTTTACTGAGAACATTTTGTATTTGCATGGACCCCATGCCAAAGTGTCAGATTCAGTCTCGACGAGGCATTGATTTTCAAAATTTCAGCAACATCACACGGGAGAAAATACAACCTTAGGACCTCAAGATTCCACGAAGCATTGTTGTTGAGCAGTTCAGACGCAAAGCGAATGCGACACCTTCCTTGGAGAGAAACTAGCTTGTAGGAGAACATATGTGGTATCCAATTGTCACAACAAACACATATATTATTACCATTACCAACCTTCCAAACAAACCCCTTAAGCAGGTATAAAACATAATTTTTCATGCCAAGATGAAGAGGCATTCGCTGAAAAAAATTGTATCCTCAAAGCTTGCCATCATGCTAACTTTTTtgatataatataaaaatatataatAAATTTTATTGATCTTGTCCTTTTAGCCTACCATGTTAGGAAAACAGATCCCACGAAATTTTATATCCTGAGAGTTCCCTCACCAAGCAACTCAGTTGCTATGCAACAATTCAATAAGTAAAATTAAGGCCTGGTTTGGTCATTCACAAGAATAGCGAGAACAGAATGCTTAAGGAGAAATTAAAAAATGTGCAATACTTTATGGTCCCTTCATCCTTCATTCAACCTCTCATATCTATGTCCTGTCGCTTCCCTCTATCTGCTTTGATTTTCCCCTCCCATCATTCATTTCTTTCTAAATAATTACCTAAAAGCCGGTTCAACTGATAACTGTCACATATCTATTTACTACCAAATGAAACCATATCTCTTGAGTAAGTATAAGTAAATAAATGCTCACCAGATATATACCATTGATTGCAATTTTTGTTGATTGCTTACCAAGCAAGCCGCTTGGTTACCAGATATATACCCAATAAattaccccccccccctcttcttaaatataagtctttttcgATATTCAAATACAGACTACATACGAAGAGAATACAATACTATCTAACAACAAGAAATATAAGTACACAATGAAAAATCGCATAACACAAAACAACACTACATGAGAAATTGGGTCGACCACTATATGCGTATGAAAATGAAGCCGGAGTCAATTTCTACAAAGATACTGAACACAATTCAGGAACATTAATACCCTCATTCTTAGGATGTAAAGCTGTGTAGAAACAGAAGTCCCAGAAAACTACCTCGTGATCAGCATCTAAAACCCGAAAAGAGGGAGCAGCCCTTTCTGATTTAGTGGCGAACGAGCACGATCGAAACGTTGCGGGGCCGAAAAATGATATGAACACGAGGAGGAGCGGAAAAAGATTGTCTTAATCATGTGCTCGAGGGACCCACCTGTCATGCAGAGTccgtcgtggacccagctgtcatccACCGTGTTACATGAAGGAGCGTTGAGCGGGCATGAGCTGGGTACACGCAAAAGTACCAGGCAGCAGCTAGCGCCAACGTTGGGTTTGTTTAAAGCACAAGCGCACGTGTTCCATGCGCATCTTCCCCCGTCCACCCACATTATATATAGACAGGGGCCTCCTCGACTCTCCCCACACCGAAGCTCACATTTTTCCTCGTCGTCTCCCCGGAACCCGCTCGACATTTGCTTTCCCCTTTGCCATTCGTGCGACTCGTGAGAGCAGCTAAGCTAACCGGAGAGCGATGGACGCCGTGGAGTTGTCCTGGGGCGCGCGGTGCGTCGGGCTGGCCTTCTTCGTCCTGTCCGTCCTCGTGGTGGCGCTCGCCGCGGTGCTCCTGCTCGTGCGCAGGTGGCCGTGGTGCAGCTGCCATGTCTGCCGGACGTACCTCACGGGCTCCTGGGCCAAGGACTTCACCAACCTCGGAGACTGGTACGCGCACCTGCTGCGCGAGTCGCCCACGGGCACCGTCCACATCCACGTCCTCGGCTGCACCGTCACCGCCAACCCGGCCAACGTCGAGTACATGCTCAAGACCAACTTCGAAAACTTCCCCAAGGGCAAGCGCTTCTCCGCGCTCCTCGGCGACCTCCTCGGCGGCGGCATCTTCAACGTCGACGGCGACGCCTGGCGCCACCAGCGCAAGATGGCCAGCCTCGAGCTCGGCAGCGTCACCGTGCGCTCCTACGCCTACAAGATCGTCGCCCATGAGGTGGAGACCCGCCTCTTGCCCGTCCTCACCGACGCAGCCGACAAGGGCAAGGTGGTCGACCTCCAGGACGTGTTCCGCCGGTTCGCCTTCGACACCATCTGCAAGATCTCCTTCGGCTTGGACCCGGGCTGCCTCGACCTCGACATGCCCATGTCGGACCTGGCGAACGCGTTCGACACCGCCTCGCGCCTCTCCGCCATGCGGGGCGCGGCGGCTTCGCCGTTGGTGTGGAAGATGAAGCGGATGCTCAACATTGGGTCCGAGAGGGAGCTCAAGAAGGCCATCAAGCTCGTCGACGACCTCGCGTCGGCGATGATTCTACAGCGGCGGAAGCTGGGTTTTGAAAATAGCCATGACCTCCTCTCCCGGTTCATGGCCTCGGACGGAGACGTGCAAGCCATGGACGACAAGTACCTCCGCGACATCGTGGTCAGCTTCCTCCTCGCCGGGCGGGACACGGTGGCCTCCGCGCtgaccacgctcttcctccaCCTGTCCAAGAACCCTCAAGTCGCGGCAGCCATTCGCGCGGAAGCCGGCGGCGACAAGCCGTCCACGTACGAGCATCTCAAGAGCCTGCGGTACACGCACGCGGTGCTGTACGAGAACATGCGCCTGTTCCCGCCCGTGCAGTTTGACTCCAAGTTCAGCGCTGCCGCCGATGTGCTCCCGGACGGAACCTACGTGGAAGGA
Protein-coding sequences here:
- the LOC125508382 gene encoding cytochrome P450 94C1-like, whose protein sequence is MDAVELSWGARCVGLAFFVLSVLVVALAAVLLLVRRWPWCSCHVCRTYLTGSWAKDFTNLGDWYAHLLRESPTGTVHIHVLGCTVTANPANVEYMLKTNFENFPKGKRFSALLGDLLGGGIFNVDGDAWRHQRKMASLELGSVTVRSYAYKIVAHEVETRLLPVLTDAADKGKVVDLQDVFRRFAFDTICKISFGLDPGCLDLDMPMSDLANAFDTASRLSAMRGAAASPLVWKMKRMLNIGSERELKKAIKLVDDLASAMILQRRKLGFENSHDLLSRFMASDGDVQAMDDKYLRDIVVSFLLAGRDTVASALTTLFLHLSKNPQVAAAIRAEAGGDKPSTYEHLKSLRYTHAVLYENMRLFPPVQFDSKFSAAADVLPDGTYVEGDSRVMYHPYAMGRMPSIWGADYEAFRPDRWLTGAGGSFAPPSLYKYPVFQAGLRVCLGKELAVTEMKAVSVAVVRAFDVEVVGENGRSGWAPRFVAGLTASISGGLPVRIKRASTSSADFK